CTACAAGAACGCACGCCTTTAGGAATTCTCTCGCCTGCGGTGTTAGAGGCGATCGCTCAAGTAATGGAACTACAAGTTGTACCAGAAAGTAGCACCCTAGTAAGCGAAGGTACTCAGCCAGAAGCACTTTACATAGTCCAAGATGGACACTTAGAAAGCGAAACTAGCAAAACCAACTCAGCTTTACCGCGTGGGTTCCTTCCGGGAGAAGTCATTAACCTCCAAGAATTACTCTTAGATGAGTTAACGCCATTTACGATCGCCACTCTTAACGAGTGTCATTTATGGGTTATACCAGCTGAAAAATTTCGCAGTTTAGCGACTCAATACTCAGAAATTAATCAGGCTTTTTCGCGGCTATTGGCGCAGGAATTAGCTGAGGTGACATCTGCTTTAAGCTACCAACAAGAACGTGCTTTAGCCTTGCGTCCGTATTTAGTGACTAAGGCGCAACGGGGAATTGTGGGTACAAGTCGCTATGCAGTGCGTCTGCGGGAGCAAATTCGCGAAGCCGCAAGCGATCGCCAATCAGTAGACATCTTTGGCGAACCAGGTTTAGAAAAAGATAATATCGCGGCTTTAATTCACTTTAGTTCCCCCAAGCGACGAGAACCAATTATTAAAATCAATTGCGGGATTCTCCAAACCAGTGGTGCAGATTTATTTGGTCGGGCTGGCGGTAAACCCGGACTTTTAGAATGGTTAGGGGAAGGGACTTTAGTTCTGAATAATATCCAAGAATTGCCCCCAGAGTTATTACCAGAGGTAGCGCAGCTAGTTCAAACAGATACATACACTCCTGTAACTCGCCCTGGAGAACCAAAAGCTGAACCTCGTATAAGTAAAGCCAGGATTTTAATTGTTTCAGAAAAAGCTCAATCGCTGATCGAACGCTGCGTTGGTCATGTAATTAAAGTACCACCGCTAAGGGTACGCAAGGCGGATATTAACGCACAGGTGGAATATTACACCAGTCTCTACAGTCGCGCGCGCGGGCTAGCGAAACCGCATATTACCCCAGAAGCTTTGCGTCGCTTGCAAGCTTACGATTTCCCTGGCAATCTTAAGGAATTGAAGAACTTGGTAGAACGAGCGATCGTTCAGGTGGGAGAGGGAAAAGAATTAACAGAAGAAATTTTTTGGTCGGCGGAACCGAAGAAAAAGCAATTTCGCGTGAATTTATTAAATGCGTATCCGCGATTGCGGCGGTTTTTGCGTAGCGACTGGTGGCCCGATCGCATTAATTATGGTTTTACCTTTGCAGCTTTTGCCTTTTTGGTAGGTGTGTTATTTATCGGCCCCCAAACACGCGATCGCAATTTCGCTTTAAATTTATTTTGGGCTTGGTGGTGGCCGTTCTTTCTCTTTCTCTTTCCTTTTTTAGGACGTATCTGGTGTTCAGTCTGCCCCTTTATGATTTACGGTGAAATTACGCAGAAGTTATCTCTGTGGTTGTTTCCCAGACAACTCAAACGCTGGCCGCGAGAGAAAGCCGAGAAATGGGGCGGCTGGTTTTTATTTGGGCTATTTACCCTGATCTTCTTATGGGAAGAATTGTGGCACTTAGAAAACACAGCTTACCTCTCCGCTTGCTTGCTGTTATTAATTACCGCTGGGGCGATGATTTTCTCTGCAATTTTTGAACGGCGGTTTTGGTGTCGTTATCTCTGTCCCATCGGCGGCATGAATGGTTTATTTGCCAAACTCTCGATGACAGAACTGCGCGCCCAGCAAGGAATCTGTTCGGCAACTTGCACAACTTATCAATGCTACAAAGGCGGGCCGCAAAAAGGCGAAGGGATGGAAACTAACGGGTGTCCTTTATACTCGCACCCAGCCCAGTTAGAAGATAACAGAGATTGTGTTTTGTGCATGACTTGCCTCAAAGCTTGTCCCCATCGTTCCGTCGAGTTTAACTTGCGTCCGCCAGGAATTGAACTGTGGACAACTCACGTACCCCGCAGCTATGAAGTTGCACTGTTATTTTTACTTTTGGGTGGTGTATATCTGCATCGTTTACCAGAATTGCAAGCTTGGTTAGGACTAAACTTAGATTTAACTGTTTTTTGGCAACATTTAGGATTATCCCTGCTAGCTTTGCTCATCCCAGTTGCAATTCCTTTTGTTGCATACGGCTTAATGCAACTATGGAATTTTGGTCGTAAACCCAAAAGATTTATTGAACTTGCTTACGGCTACCTACCATTAGTATTAGGAGCTAACTTAGCTCATTATCTGCGTTTAGGGTTAGGCGAAGGAGGAAAAATATTACCTGTGGCTTTTGCTACCTTTGGGTTGCATAGCGAACAGTTACCTATACTAGTAGCGCATCCAGCCGTAATCGCCTTTTTGCAAGGTAGCACCCTGATTTTTTCCCTACTATTAACAATAGTGTTAACGCAAAAAATTGCACGGCAACCTTTTAAGGTGATGCTTTGGCAACATTTAGCCGCGATCGCTTTAACTGTTAGTATGTGGGTAATTATTGTGTTGTAAACCAGGTTTCTAAATCCGCGATCGCCTGAAAATCCAGTAATGCTTCACCGAGATTTTCTAATTGTTCTAAGGTGAGAGATTCAACGCGCTCTAGCATCTCTTGGGGTAATT
The genomic region above belongs to Calothrix sp. NIES-2098 and contains:
- a CDS encoding cyclic nucleotide-binding protein; the encoded protein is MTSPDTVIWLQERTPLGILSPAVLEAIAQVMELQVVPESSTLVSEGTQPEALYIVQDGHLESETSKTNSALPRGFLPGEVINLQELLLDELTPFTIATLNECHLWVIPAEKFRSLATQYSEINQAFSRLLAQELAEVTSALSYQQERALALRPYLVTKAQRGIVGTSRYAVRLREQIREAASDRQSVDIFGEPGLEKDNIAALIHFSSPKRREPIIKINCGILQTSGADLFGRAGGKPGLLEWLGEGTLVLNNIQELPPELLPEVAQLVQTDTYTPVTRPGEPKAEPRISKARILIVSEKAQSLIERCVGHVIKVPPLRVRKADINAQVEYYTSLYSRARGLAKPHITPEALRRLQAYDFPGNLKELKNLVERAIVQVGEGKELTEEIFWSAEPKKKQFRVNLLNAYPRLRRFLRSDWWPDRINYGFTFAAFAFLVGVLFIGPQTRDRNFALNLFWAWWWPFFLFLFPFLGRIWCSVCPFMIYGEITQKLSLWLFPRQLKRWPREKAEKWGGWFLFGLFTLIFLWEELWHLENTAYLSACLLLLITAGAMIFSAIFERRFWCRYLCPIGGMNGLFAKLSMTELRAQQGICSATCTTYQCYKGGPQKGEGMETNGCPLYSHPAQLEDNRDCVLCMTCLKACPHRSVEFNLRPPGIELWTTHVPRSYEVALLFLLLGGVYLHRLPELQAWLGLNLDLTVFWQHLGLSLLALLIPVAIPFVAYGLMQLWNFGRKPKRFIELAYGYLPLVLGANLAHYLRLGLGEGGKILPVAFATFGLHSEQLPILVAHPAVIAFLQGSTLIFSLLLTIVLTQKIARQPFKVMLWQHLAAIALTVSMWVIIVL